The Ketogulonicigenium robustum genomic interval TCATCGGCATCCCGATCGAATAGGGCTGCGTCGGCGAATAGCGCTCGCCCTCGACATTGCCCTGCGGGACGGGCTGTTCCACGATGTCGGCCAGCGGCTCGCCGGTGGCGCGGTTCAGCAGGTAGATCATGCCGGTTTTCGACACCGTCACGACAGCAGGCGTCGTCGTGCCATCGGCGTTCGGGATGTCATACAGCACGGGTTGTGCGGGGATATCGAAGTCCCACAGGTCGTGGTGCACGGTTTGGAAATGCCATTGCACGCGGCCGGTCGAGACGTTCAGCGCCACCACCGAGGAGGAGTAGAGGTCGTCCATCTCGGTTCGCTCGCCGGCCCAGAAGTCGGGCGTGGCGTTGCCGGTCGGCAGGTAGACAAGGCCAAGATCGGGGTCGAACGACATGGCCGACCACACGTTCGGCGTGCCGCGGGTATATCCGCCTTCGTCCAGCGGCTCGCGCGTGACGGCGGGGTTGCCCGGGTCCCAAGCCCAGACCAGCGCACCGGTTTCGGCGCTAAAGGCGCGCACCACGCCCGGGGGTTCGCCCGTTTCGTTGTTGTCGGCCACACGGCCCCCGACGATCACCAGATTGCCTGCAACCAGCGGGGTCGAGGTTTGTTGGTAGTAGCCGGGTTTGACCTCGCCCATGCCGATTTTCAGGTCGACAACGCCGTCTTCGCCAAAGGTGGCGACACGCTCGCCGGTGGTGATGTCCAGCGCGATCAGGCGGGCATCGACGGTGGGCACGAACACGCGCTGCGGGCTAACGGTGCGGTCGGGGGTGATGCCGTCGGGCTCGTCGGCGACGAAGCTGGCGGTTGCGGCATCAAAATAGGCCACGCCGCGGCAACGCTGCCATGCGGGCACGGTGCCGCCCGATTCATTGCGCCAGTTTTCGGCGCCGGTGTCGACGTTATACGAGATAACCGTGCCATAGGCCGTGCAAACGATCAGTTGGTTGCCAATTTGCAGCGGGGTGTTTTGGTCTTCGGCGCCCGATCCGGTGCTCTGCGGTGTCTCGCCGGTGTGGGCCGTCCATGCGACTTCCAGCGTGTTGACGTTCGCGGGGGTGATGTCGTCCAGAGCGGCAAACCGGTGGCCTTGGTCGTTCGCGCCCCACGCCGACCAGTCGGGCGCGGTTGCGGGTGCTGCCTGCGGGGCAGCGGCGGTTTCGGTCGGATGGATCACGCCCTTGGGCGAGAATGCACTGATCGCTGTGATGACGACGCCAGCCACCAGCGCGACGGCCGATCCCAGCCCGATCAGGCGCGGTGTGCGGGCGCGCGTTAGCAGCGGCACCGAAAGGGCGACGACGATACCGCCGACCGCCATGGCGAACAGGCGGCTGACCAGTGGCCAGAAGGTGAAGCCAACCTCCCACACGCCCCAGACGACGGTGGCGATGAAGGTCAGCCCGAACAGCGCCGCGCCGATTGCCTGGCCGCAGATGATCAGCACGCCCGAGGCAATCAGCACCAGACCCGCGATCAGGAAGTACCAGCTACCCCCGAGGCCGATCAGCCAACCGCCCCCGATGGTAAAGAACAGGCCGGCGGCCACCAAGACCGCGCCTAGTAATATGAGCCACGCGCGGCCTAAGCCGCTTCGGCCTCGGACTTCGGTGTCCATTCGAACCTCATGTTCTAAGGGTTGCATTAAAAAGGTTACGGGGTCAGCTAGCGGTCTTTAGGAAGCTGGCGGCAAGTTGCAGTCCTTGGGCGCTGATCGTGTGGCCAAGGCCGGGTAGCAGCGTCACCTGTGCGGCCGCGCCGGCGGCGGTCAAGCGTGCTGCGGCCTGTTCGGATTCCTGCGCGGGAATGGTGCGATCGCCCGTGCCGTGCACCAGCAGGACGCGCCCACCCTTGACGGGGGTAAGCGGGTCGTCGGTGGCAAGTCGCCCCGAAAACCCAACCACAGCGCCCGTTTGCCAGCGCCCGGTTGCAAACGCGTCGAGAGCCATGATCGTGCCTTGCGAAAAGCCCAGCAGTGCGATGCGGTGGGGTTGATCTTGCAGCCCGTGCTTTTGCGCAAGGCGCGCGATCACCCCGTCAAACGCGGGGCGCGCGGCGATGATGCGGGCAGGGCGGTTCTGCGTTGTGACCCCCGAAACCGAGAACCACTGCCGCCCCGGCCCGCCCATATCGAACGGTTGGGTGCCATCGGGGGTTTCAAAGGCGGTGCCCGGCAGATCGTGAGCCAGATGGTCGGCAATGGGGGCCAAGTCGGAACCGTTGCTGCCGACACCGTGCAGCAGAATTACCAAAGAGATCGTCATAACATATACTTTCGTGGAATGCGCCGGGCCGCTTGGCCCAGTGCCCGGTTTTCAGGCTAGAAAGGGCTGGGGAGCATTACCCATGCCCCATCGCCCAGCAGGGCGAGCGTCAGTAGCGCAACAATCCAAAACGCTGGGTATTCCCACCCGCCGTTTGGGTTGTTGAACCAGAACCCTGCAGGGCCGTGCACCTTGACGATTGTTCCTGCCAGCAGGGGGATCAGCAGGATGGCGAAAACACGTGGCCAGATACCCAGCAGCAGCGCGAATGCGCCGATGATTTCAGCTGCTATCGTGACATAAGCGAACCAGCCGGGCAGCCCGAGCGATTGGAAAAACCCGACAGTGCCCGCAGGTTTGAAGACAAAAAGCTTCAGCCCGGCATGGGCAAAGAACAGCGCCGCCAGTGCAAGCCTGAGCAGCAAAATGCCCCACGGGGCAGAGGAAAGATCAACCATTTCATAATCCCTGTTGGACCAGCGCGATCAGTCGAGAACGAAGCGACGCATTGATACAGACGCTAGATCTATTGATGGTTTCATAACGTTAGGCAGGTCGGGTCCGGCAGGTGTCGGCGCGCAAACGGATCTTTGTCTGCAGGGCAGCACCGATTGCCCGCCGCAGTATTGCAATGGTGTGGGTGGCGTCCGCCCACGCCCGTCGTTCGGCTAGCGCACGTGCGCTGGCTGTGGGGTCCGCGCCAAAGGGGCATCGCTGGGCTGGGCCGGATGTGGTGGCCTTGCTTGGGTCGGGGGCCAAATGGGTCGGGCCACCGATGCGCGCGTCTTTTGCGTTGACTAGGCAAATCCTTGCCGATGTGCCCCCACCAGTCAAGACGCTTTGGCACGCGCATATTTTGGCTGAGGCGGCCCTGCGCGGCAGCGCGCGGGTGGCGGCTTTGTGGGGTAGGAAGCTTGCAACGGTGGGCATCGGGGTTGATCTGTCCATTGACGGCGATGTGACGGACTATCTGCTTGTTCCATTGTGAATGAAATGCAACTGTTGTTGTTTCTCTTTCAACGATACGTTCTTAATACGCCATGGATGTGCTGGACTGAATTCGCGCCTTGGTGGCAACTGCCGAGACGAGGTCTTTTACTGACGCGGCCGCGCGGCATTCGATTTCGAACCGGCTAACGTCGAAATAGGTGGCCGAGTTGGAGCGTCGGTTGGGTATCCGCTTGTTGCAGCGCACCACCCGCGCGGCGGAGCTGACGGTAGCTGGCGAGGCATATCCGCAGCTCGGCCCCGATAGATTTAGGGTCTGCCTATATCGCGCAGCGGGCACGCCCCTCCGGATGGTTGATCTGAAAGAGCATG includes:
- a CDS encoding membrane-bound PQQ-dependent dehydrogenase, glucose/quinate/shikimate family; the protein is MDTEVRGRSGLGRAWLILLGAVLVAAGLFFTIGGGWLIGLGGSWYFLIAGLVLIASGVLIICGQAIGAALFGLTFIATVVWGVWEVGFTFWPLVSRLFAMAVGGIVVALSVPLLTRARTPRLIGLGSAVALVAGVVITAISAFSPKGVIHPTETAAAPQAAPATAPDWSAWGANDQGHRFAALDDITPANVNTLEVAWTAHTGETPQSTGSGAEDQNTPLQIGNQLIVCTAYGTVISYNVDTGAENWRNESGGTVPAWQRCRGVAYFDAATASFVADEPDGITPDRTVSPQRVFVPTVDARLIALDITTGERVATFGEDGVVDLKIGMGEVKPGYYQQTSTPLVAGNLVIVGGRVADNNETGEPPGVVRAFSAETGALVWAWDPGNPAVTREPLDEGGYTRGTPNVWSAMSFDPDLGLVYLPTGNATPDFWAGERTEMDDLYSSSVVALNVSTGRVQWHFQTVHHDLWDFDIPAQPVLYDIPNADGTTTPAVVTVSKTGMIYLLNRATGEPLADIVEQPVPQGNVEGERYSPTQPYSIGMPMIGNATLTEADMWGATPFDQLMCRIQFKGMRHEGIFTPPGLDHALQMPGSLGGMNWGSVSIDPTTSYMYVNDMRLGLANYLIPRDQVQGGSGIEMGVVPQLGTPFGAMRERFLSPLGVPCQAPPFGTLTAVDLKTHALVWQVPVGTVQDTGPMGIRMGLQLPVGMPTLGPTLATQSGLIFIAGTQDFYLRAYDSRTGAEVWKARLPVGSQGGPMTFRSPDTGRQYVVITAGGARQSPDRGDYVIAYALPS
- a CDS encoding alpha/beta hydrolase produces the protein MTISLVILLHGVGSNGSDLAPIADHLAHDLPGTAFETPDGTQPFDMGGPGRQWFSVSGVTTQNRPARIIAARPAFDGVIARLAQKHGLQDQPHRIALLGFSQGTIMALDAFATGRWQTGAVVGFSGRLATDDPLTPVKGGRVLLVHGTGDRTIPAQESEQAAARLTAAGAAAQVTLLPGLGHTISAQGLQLAASFLKTAS
- a CDS encoding DoxX family protein, yielding MVDLSSAPWGILLLRLALAALFFAHAGLKLFVFKPAGTVGFFQSLGLPGWFAYVTIAAEIIGAFALLLGIWPRVFAILLIPLLAGTIVKVHGPAGFWFNNPNGGWEYPAFWIVALLTLALLGDGAWVMLPSPF